gttaagaactttgcttcaggatgagaacagaaattgtatggtggcagcagcgggaggccccattagctaaaggggtacctcaggttaagaacagtttcaggttaagaacggacctccagaatgaattcagtttttaacctgaggtaccactgtaatgtcatAAAGACtagaagcttgttgttgtttagtcgtgtccgactctttgtgagcccatagaccagagcacggcaggcactcctgtcttccactgtctcccacagtttggtcagagtcatgttggtagctttgagaacactgtccatccatctttcccaacatcagggtcttttccagggagtcttctcttctcatgaggtggccaaagtattggagcctcagcttcaggatctgtccttccagtgagcactgagggctgatttctttgagaatggataggtttgatcttcttgcagtccatgggactctcaagagtctcctccagcaccataattcaaaagcatcaattcttcagtgatcagccttctttgtggtccagctctcacttccgtactgggaaaaccacagctttaactatatggacctttgtcggcaaggtgatgtctctgcttttttagtacctcgggttaagaactttacctcaggatgagaacagaaatcgtgcggtggtggtgtggcggcagcgggaagccccattagctaaaggtacctcaggttaagaacagttgcaggttaagaacggacctccagaacgaattaagttcttaacccaaggtaccgctaTAATTTCATGAAAGACTAGAGGCTTGGCTTTATAAGAAGATTCGAGAACTGAGCACACTGACCAAGAAGTCAAAAAGCAACTCCCAAATGCCCGACTTGGCCCAAAGGGAAATAAAATAGCATTGGAAAAAGGAGCCAAACCTTCCATGGAGTTAGGAATCAGAGGCCCTGGAATCTTAAgggtaaataaacaaaacactggaagggctagttacaggtaggtagccgtgttggtctgccatagtcaaaacaaaataaaataaaaaattccttccagtagcaccttagagaccaactaagtttgttcttggtatcttgGTGAGGTTGTTGGAAGGGCTGCACAAGATGCGAAAGCAGCACACTTTGGTCCATTTCTAGAGTTGTCGTTCTCCAAAGGAGATAAGAGACAAggcccatttctttaagagcccTCCGTAAGAGGGTCTGACAGCTCGTAAAGATGGCCCTCAATTAAATTGGTGGGGTTGACAGTTAAGGAGAGACTCTACTCAGAACATGCTGGCATGCAAAGACTTCAGGCTCCCAATTAAGACGGACAAGACATTTAAGTGGTTCTGTTCACACTCAACGGATCTCAAAGGTACTGGAGTGCTTGCCTTTCTTAGAGAATCTATTACACCTTTCCATCCCCATGTTAAGAACCTCAGGAAGCTGAAGCTGACGGGGGCTTTGTACGAGAGGCATTAAGCCCGATATTCCCCACCACGCTGATGGGCTTTGAACTTGTTTGGCAATGGCCGCTTGATGTGGAACGAGTCACATTCTCCCTTCCTGTATCGGACCCCGTATGTACATGCACGCACACTCACACTTATGGATGAACAGCTTAGCTAAGCAGAGCACAATCTCTGCCCGCCTGGGCAGTGGAAACCTTCGCAGGTGTCACTTGTGTGCTGGAACCATGAGGGATAGATGCACGGtccacataattaaaaaaaacaaaccaagattTTCTGGAACTCAAATCCTGGATGCACTTTCTCGGAGCGCAGGGGAAAGAATATCAAACAGTCCCTAGAATGTCATTGGTGCCTTAGAAATTACATAAAGCTGGTATttaagagggtttttttggggggggcggggatgatAGAAAGCGGATCACTGAGAGGCGGAAGGAATGAAAGGCGATGAAGCTGAGAGGGATCAGCAAATGGCTGAAAGGGGAGATGCAGGGAGCAGTACTTTTGTCTCCCTGGAAATTGGGGCCGGTGGGAGCTGAGTTTCTGGACGCCGGATGCGGAACAGTCGAGAGAAGTGTATGCTGTCTCAAGCCTAAAGCATTCGTTACAAACAGTGCAAATACATTTATAGTTTAATACTAGTACTTGTGGTGAAAACTTGGGGCGGGGgacggggggcgggggagggagcccCTGGGCCTGTGGCCTCTACCAAGGCTCAAAGTCCGTGTGCATGCTGGTAGTTCATGGGACTCCTTGCTTCTGAAAACAAGGGAAAGAAAAGGCACCTTTTGGGGAAATGATGGCTACCACCAAGTCcatttcagcttttttgggggggtgggtgggggggtaaAGTGTGGGGCGGGTGACATGAGCTGCATAGCGCCCCgccccagcctcctcctccctcccccccctatCTCCAGGAAACTGCCTTTTGCACATTTTAAACGCCGTACACAAAGAAGGTCACACTACAAAAAGGACGTTAAACAACTTTCACAATATTCATGGCTAAGCTGTCTTCTCTTTTTGTCGTTTTTGTTTTCTCTACACAAATGTACAAtcccccccgccctgcccccggtttgtttgtttttttgttgtcgGCTTTTCCGTACCCCCgcccccaaacttttttttttcagttttcatttttttttatttttaaatgtgtcaAGAAATAGCTTATATACAACGAAGAAAAGTCTTTAGTTATAACGTTTCGGCAGCAAGTATTGTTAAGCTAAGAAGAGCTcgtcgggggtgggggaggcgaaAGGGAGCGAGAAAAATGCGGGGAGGAAAGGAAACCGaggttggggggggcggggagtgaaACAGAGGCCGAGGGAGGCGAGTTAtgcttctcctcccacccccacccacccccatggaAGAAACGcgggagaaaaataaaaacagaatcaaCCACAAAGCACGTATGACTAatctggaaaagagagagagaaaaacccatTAAGATGGAAAAGGAAAGCCTTAATTCTGTACCCTGAAAAAGGATGGTTTTTCTACattacacccccctccccccgctcagAAAAACAAAGAGAGAAATGGGTTTGTGTGTATATGTGAGAGAAAGACATGTGTTGGCTTTAGGAAAAGCAGGAAGATGGGAATCAATTTTAAAGTAAGAgatttgtggggtgggtggaaaggaGGAAGGTTGTGTGTCCGCCACAGGCAAATATTGCATCCTGGGAAGGGACGTTGTTGTAAAGAGGGGGGCTGAGGGGGTGGGAAGGCaatgtcccgtcccgtccccccgccgCCAACCTGCTCCAAATCGGCTGAGTGGGTCCAGCCACCGGGCAGAAGTGCCCAAGGGCCATGATCCTGCTCTATGCTAAAGAGGTGTGCTCCCGGGGGGAAGTGAATGTGGAGTTACCTGCCTGAGTGCGCAAGGAAGGGCAGTCTCCCCACTCTCCCCTATAGAAATAccccctccccagccattctTCCCCTCTCTgtgctaaagagagagagaaaaacagaggTGAAGAAGAAATCCTTCCTAGATCAGTGCCTCTCCCTCATCCCCAAAACACCTGCttccaaaaagagagaaagagagagaaatctttgcCAACCTGGAAAGTTTGAGAAAGGAGCGAATTTATTCCACAAGGAGGCTCGCTGCTAATGCCACCAGGAAGACCCTCTTCTGGGGGAAGGTGAGAAAGCTCCATCTGTGGTCCTCAGGCTGGTCTGCTGAGCAGACTCAAGGCTACTTTTGGAGAGGGACATTTTGCAGGCAGGGGAAAAGGAGGTCCCAACAGAAACAGTGTGGAAGAGAAGAGTTCTGGCTGGCTGATCTAGAACGGCAAACTTTGGGTCGTCACTAGTTTTAGAATAGACCTGGTGGGTGGGAGATGACTAgctcaggttcattaatttcaaggaGCCTCATTGGAGAAGAACTTTGCTGGGGATCACCCTTTGGGGCAGGAAAAGACTGGGAGgagccagagaaagagagaagcactGATTCAATACGCAGGAGTctcccggggtggggtggggtggggggagtcctcTGCCCTACTGCCAAAGCTATATGCCACCCCAGTGTGGTGAtggcggtggggagggggagtggctAATCCTTGCCCTCCCACCCAAAAACTCCAAAGTAGTGGCTGGTTTGCTACCATTCAATGCTTGCCACCAAAGCCTCTGCCTGGGCCCTTAAAGGCAGAGGCAATAATTATTGCACATTTCTTACATCaccgtattttttaaaaaatagaaaacaacaacacaagaccAAAAGGATacccgccccctccccaataacaCTAGGTGGCTAGAACTGGTTCACACTTGGCAACGCCCAATTCTAAAGGGGGAAGGGGTGCAGGGAAGGACAATGGCACTTGTTTTGGGGTGAGGGGAGATCATAGATCGAATTTAAGCAAGTTGGGGAGGGTGTACAAGGGTTCGGGGTCCTCAAGGAGGCAAGGAAGGGTGTAGCCCGTGGAGGAGAAATCTTAAGACGCAgcacaaccttccccccccccccaaaggaaacctTCCTGCCGGCATCTCTACAGTCGGAAGGATCCTGGAGCGAAAAGAAAAAGTTTTCCAGGGAAACGGAAACTATTGGGTTGCATGTCTTGcatgtgtatacatatatatgcatgtatatattGATAGTTAATCCCGTGGCCCTCAAAGGTGCGGCCAGacaccaactcccaccagctccagggAGCTTGGACCATaacccagggatgatgggacaatTGGCCTGGCAACATCAGAGAGGGGGAACCTCAGAGTTAGCTATCtacacacaccatagctgtcaattccccccccttttttgcgggaaattcccttattccagcgccgtttgccactgcaaaaaagggggaggttgacagctatgacacacacCGACACACATCTGCAATGCTAACCTGCTGCTAGCTTATGAAAAGTATCTGGCGGCCCCTCCAAACGCATGGGCGGTTCCTCCCACCTCTGTTTCTTTGTTAAGTGCTCtgtgattggagggggggggagaggaagcgcAGGCATGGGGAGGGGACACCGCAGACCTGGTGCGGAGTGCTGTCTGGGATGCCTCTGTGTGTGAGTTCGGGGGGCTTTGGGGTCCTTGATTCAGTGCTTCCGAAAGGTGGGCGCGAGTGAAAAAGGACCGGCGGGGAGAGGGAACCccgagagggagagagggacgctccctttccctccccatcacTTCAGGCTGGAGACACGACTGGAGGAGCAGAGCAGAAAAAGCTGAAAAAATTAAACAAAGCAGAGCAGGGTGGAGTACAGCTCAAAGAGCTCCTGTGGCGGCCTGGGATGTGACTCCGCTTGCGAGGGTCCGATGTCAGGGAAACGCCTCCGGGGGGGCTGACCTCGAGGgctctgctttctcctcctgcaggtggtggcagtggcggaCCTTGAAacatttgtctctctctctctctctcttgctgtggCTCCCCCGGCAACTGAAGGGTGGGAAGAGAAGGCCGGTTTCACGTTCTGGTATCCTCCGCTGATGCAACGCTGCAAGATATTCCTGGCCCGTCGACGGCGGCCTCCACGGCACGAATGGCACAGGAGACGAGCGAAGAGACGGCTCCGTGGAGAAACACTTTGGGGAACTGACATGATGCCTGGAGCTCCTTTGGTCTGGGCAAGGGGCGGCATAACGGACACCGGACAGGGTGGAAAGCTTGGGGGAAACCGACAGCCCAGAGGGGTGAAAAGAGCCAAAGAGTGTTTGAAAGCGCCCAACACAGTTCGTCTTCGGAGGCCCGTCTCCAAGGGCGCAGGCGGCGTCAGTTCCCCGGCATGGATGTTTCTGAGATGGGTGCCCCACCTCTGCCAACGGCAAGCTCGTGCCCCTCTAGCCCACTCCTTTGGAAACAAAGAAACCCACCCAAACCAGGGGTGACTCTCTGAGACGCCATCGGCTTCCAGGGCTGTGCCTTCTAGATGCTGGGCCACACCCATGGGGGTGGCCTACACCTCCCCACCTCGGGTTGCCTCTGTAACAACTCTGCCGAAAGCCCCGAGTCAGCCTCGATCAGCTTTCGGGAGGAGGAGCCTTTCAACGTCTCTAGAaagatttcctttttttaaaaaaggaaacaaaaaaggtgctctctctctctctctgtcagccGTCCGTTTTAAgccaaagggaaataaaaataagaacacaacAAGTTTAAAAATTCTACGCGTTATcattacaaatttaaaaataaaataaaagggagcGTAAAACAAAGCATTAACATAGTGTATAGTGCAGGATCCAAGCAGACGCGTTCTGACCTCGGGAACggagcgaaggagggagggaggagggatggGTGCGCCTGGCCTCTCCCCGCAAACAAAATCCGGAGATGAGAAGAGAAGCAGGAGGGAGAGTTGGTTCCGGAAGAGGGCAGGTcactgaagtgttttttttttttttaaacgttcttgtcttttttttctcattttttgtgggttttttttttgtcgtcttcttttttgtcttttttcgtCTTTTGTCTTTTCCTCCACATATGGTAGGCACCAGTACAGGCACTGCATGCGacggatgggggggggcaggtggtgggggggaaagggtggggagggggggcatagCTGGCGTTATTTCTGCCCGCTGATGGACTGCGATATAGAGCGTGGCGGGATCATATCTAAAAGGTACTCCCGCTGCCGGTCCGCCAGGCTCGACGCTTTGTGGCCCCCGATCCCGGCGTTCAGGTAGGCGATGTTGACacctgggaagaggaagaggtaggAATGTTTCAGCTACGAGATACAGGCAGCCAATTCCTCTACTGGGAATGTGTCTCATGCGTGGGTGGGCAACCTCAGGGCCAGGGGCCAAACGCAGCCCCTCCCAATCTCAGCCCCGATTTCCACCCTTctgaagtgcttttgcctggctgaaacatGCCCCTTtagcatttcctgtctttttaaaaaagaatacatttttaaaatttctgatATATAACAATTACAGAAAAGAGCAAAAAGATACAAGAACGGAACCCCAACTCGCCTCCCACTCCCCACTCCAGGATAGATCCATCTAGTTAAGTTTGCTAAAGCCCAATCTGTGATTACAGTAGCTGCCGTTTTTCAGGGTTATCGGTAAAGTATTCTATAAAAGGATGACACATTTCATCAAATCCGTCTGCATCATTTGCATTATTCAATGCATGTAAGAGAGACTGATTCCTCCCTTGCCCCGAGGCACAGGGATTTATGTCTCTGTGTGTCTTGCAATACACTGGtcttcccttccaacactatctGGCCCTCACTatgatggacccccccccccccgacccattACAAAGGTTCAGCCATGTGGTCTGAATGTGTACCAGCCACCCaaaaactgccccccccaatcTGGGCAACCCATTCTCTCTTCCGGGGGCTGAATGATTCCTTCCTGTGGGACCTCCGCTGGGATCGGCTGGCAGAGGGCAGGATATATATTGAGGCAGGGTCCTCTGCGCATCTctgaccccaccccccaaattctgGACGGCTCTACCTGGCATGCCGAGAAGGCCTCCCGCCACAGAAAGCTGCGGGGCCTGCGCAAAGTTGGACAGCATGGAGCGGGCCGAGGTGGGGATGCCACGCTGCAGGgtgctctggggttgcggcgcctggagagagaagggggggaggataGAGGAAACAGAACAGCAGGAAAATGAGTGGGGCACGAACAAATAAAAGCATCGGGTCCCAACTCCACTTGGTGTTTGGCGATTCACAGTGCTGAGTTGGAGATTCATCTTCTGCCGACAAGAATTACTCAGCACGCAATCAGATATGTTGTGAGTGGACAGGAATAAGAAGACCGCATAGTAATTTTGTGTGGAGGGTTAAGATAAATGTCTGCGTAAGACACACAGCGTTTTCAAAGCTCTgctgcatttcatttttaaaaattactattGCTACTCAATTTAGCAAATACATCCAATAAAGGAGGTGTGATTGGCATCTGCTGGAACTGGtggggaagaaggaaggggaCCAAAAAGAGCCAGAGACTGTGGCAGGCACAGCCAGAACCACCCCGTGGACCAGTtgtgaaggcaggcaggtgggggctggctgaagtTGGTGGGACAGCACCCCATTCACCTTAATGGACCAACCTCCagtgttctctccctctctccctctctcattcacacacacacacactgcactatcagttacctgcccttcaccctaccTAAGGCCACAGGGTGGGTTAACAACAATTAAAGATtaaaacaagattaaaaacaGTTCCAAACAACTGACAATCACAAAATTATGGTGGGAATAATGATGATTACATCAtcattataaaaacaaacacaccttgAATTGTATTACTCAGTGGTGTATTATTAACCTTAACCATAGGTTTTTCTAATATTCCATCATTCCGAAATGTGGAACTCTCCCTGCTGCTTCATACGTATCATAAATCATGTATCTCATGATCTCTCAAACCTTCCTTCGCTTCATTTTAGCTAGAACTGTCCGTTTAACTATTGTTACAGCAGGACCAGCCTGCCATCCTCCGTTCCTTCGCTGAAGGTTATTTTGAGGGGGTCTGCTATTGAGTGGCCGGCAAAATTTCAGAAGCACGCCACAAAACTTCTGCGGCTGCTAAATGTTCAGATTgaatgctctcccctccccacccccacatcacacaacaacaaccttttgcttttggaggggaggggaatgggcTGCCCGGGAGACAAGATCAGAAGGCTGTTTTGAGGGGAGGCAGTAGCCGAACAGCTGGCGGCTGTGGGGTGCGAAAGGGGCCACTTTGCCAGAAGGGGCTGGGCGAGGAAGAGCTTCTCACCTGACGGAGTGTGTGATGTCGCATGATGCTCTCCTGTTTGCTAACGCTGGACACGCTGGCGGGAGTGGCGGTGGGGGACAACGCTGCCTGCTGCTGCAACCGCTGCTCTATCTCCTGCCGGAGGGAAAAAGAAGAGGCTGGTCATGAGTTGGGCCGTGTGGCTGTTATCTGGCAGCACAcaggccacccacccaccccgcaaaCAACCTACGTTCGGATGACCCTGCCTGCAGTCTAATATCCACGGCCCGGCTTGTGTGCCAGCCAGTGAAATTGGCTAGCTTGGTAAGTGCATGAGACAGGGCCTTCCTACTGGTGGGGCTCTCTTCCAGCTAACACTTGCTCAGTTCCGGCATTCGAGAAGGCCTGAAAAACTTAGCTTTCCACTGCTGGTTTTCCTTGGGAGTGAATCTTGCCGATCTAACTGcatgcattcatttcagtggattgCTGCCtccccaaactacaattcccagtgcccCAAGGGGTCAGGgtggagaagaggaaggggaaactaCGATGATTGTTTCAAAGTTGGTTTCCGAAACACTTTATTCATACTGAATAAAAGTGCAAGGAGAAAACACGGGCGAAGAATTCAACCGGGATCTTGTAAAGTTACCTTGTAAAGAGTCAATGAACAATTGGATCTACCTAGCACAGTGCTGCTGACACTGactagctctccagggtttcagacaaggatctttgcccagccctacctggggatgctggtccatggggtcacaaagagtcggacatgactgaacaactgaacaacaacaacaacctggggatgctgaggattgaacccagaTCTTTCCACGTGCAAAGCAgacgctctaccactgagctacagcccttcaaaATGTACGTTGAGAAAcggggaacatgggaagctgcctaatactgaGTTCATTGAGCTCAGTGTTGCCTGAACTGATGGAAAGCAACCCGCCAGGGTTTCGTTCAGGGAACCTCTTCTCAGCCCTTCGTGGAATGGGGAATGATCCTGGCACCTTCTGGTTGCAGAGCTCTGACATTGAGCTATGTCTCTTCTTCAGAGGGTCAGGAAGCGCGCACCTCTTCCAGTTCACCTGGATTCACCCCCTCGCCTCCCTCGCCTCCCTCTGACAGGGCAGCAGGGACCCACCTGCTCTTGCTGCAGAGCTTTGACAAAGGCGTTCTTCAGCCGGTTGGTGTGCTCAGCCTTTAGCGCCTTCTTCTGGTTGGAGGTCATGCACTGCTCACACAGGATCTTGCCGTTCTTCTCCTGCTTCCAGTGCGGGGTGAAGTCCGTGCGGCACTGGGCGCAAACAAAGGGCTCCACTCGCAAGAGGGAAGCGCAACCTTTGCCTGGGAAAGGGGGGTAGAAGAACGCAGGGATGATGCATCACACAAAGGAAAGAGGACCCTTCCCTCAGGAACCGTTCCAGGCCAAGGGGGAGGGGTGCGGAGAAGACCTCCAGGGTTCAGAATTTGAACGACTTTTAGCACAAGCTAAACATTCATTTATGCGAAAAAAGGGGGTGGAGGAACAAACGTGAGTGAGTGTGGCCCAGTTTGCCTCCATTGTCAGGGTACCCCAGAGCAGAATAATAAAAGTTTTTGGATTTAAAAAATCTTATAAGCATACCAATAACTAAAAGTTTTATCAGTGACAGGACGACTCTATCAGGCCCCCTGGTGGACAGCAATAGGCTAGTTGCCCGTGTCTCCTGGTCCTGTTCACTGAATCAGGAGGCATGGGAAACGGGATTTCCTGCTCATTTCCCTCTGACACCCTCCTTCAACCCAGTTGCACCGCCTATGCTGTGGCCCCCGCTCCCGACCTTTACCTTGGCTGTCAATGACGCTCTgcaccacctcctccagccccaccatGTAGATGAACTCGCTGTTGGCTGCGCTGGGCAGGAAGTGGAGCAAAGGGGCGGGcggtttggggggtgggatctCCAGGAGGGTCTTTTCCAGTTGCTTGCGCAATGCGAGCTTGGCGGCCGCCTGGGAGTTGGCGGCGTCGTTGAGCGCGCTGGGGCTGGGCAGGGGCGACGACACCCGGTTCACCGTGCCCGGCTGGATGTGGGAGGCAAGGTTCATGTAGATGGCGGACGACGTGGTGCGCTGGCAGGGGACGGCCGAGCTGGACTGCTGCAGAGGAAAGGCGCAGGGGTGTAGAGGGGACAAGAAAGAAAACATTAAGGTTTGCAGCCCTCCGAGGCCTTTCTCTCTGACCtttgggactctctccaggccacactccCTCACCagcagccctgcttcacaccctccttgagtgcttctgcctgtctggaatgtgatCTTCAACTGAACACATACACTTAATAAATagctaaaataataaacaaacaaacaaacaaacaaacaaacaaataggtaaaggacccctggacagttaagtccagtcaaaggcgactatggggttgtggtgctcatcttgctttccggccgagggagccggcgtttgtccacagacagttttctgggtcatgtggccagcatgactaaacc
This is a stretch of genomic DNA from Lacerta agilis isolate rLacAgi1 chromosome 17, rLacAgi1.pri, whole genome shotgun sequence. It encodes these proteins:
- the GATAD2B gene encoding transcriptional repressor p66-beta isoform X4: MAAVLGYRWMTSPRLRVTGSGGRCWLPSDSTSRSLFDPDPAYKSLPERENLSKVAMSMEFSSDQDRGRLTPSPDIIVLSDNEASSPRSSSRMEERLKAANLEMFKGKGIEERQQLIKQLRDELRLEEARLVLLKKLRQSQLQKENVVQKTPVVQNAASIVQPSPAHVGQQALSKLPSRPGAQGVEPQNLRTLQGHSVIRSATNTTLPHMLMSQRVIAPNPSQLQGQRVPPKPGLIRTTTPSMSPAISYQPQSSSAVPCQRTTSSAIYMNLASHIQPGTVNRVSSPLPSPSALNDAANSQAAAKLALRKQLEKTLLEIPPPKPPAPLLHFLPSAANSEFIYMVGLEEVVQSVIDSQGKGCASLLRVEPFVCAQCRTDFTPHWKQEKNGKILCEQCMTSNQKKALKAEHTNRLKNAFVKALQQEQEIEQRLQQQAALSPTATPASVSSVSKQESIMRHHTLRQAPQPQSTLQRGIPTSARSMLSNFAQAPQLSVAGGLLGMPGVNIAYLNAGIGGHKASSLADRQREYLLDMIPPRSISQSISGQK